The Microcella sp. genome includes the window CCGCGAACGCTCACTGCCCGAGAAGGCGGCGCTCGACGCGTTGACCGCCGAAGCCGACGTCATTCGCGACTTCATGGTGCAGCGTCGGGGCGAGCTCGAAGACGCCCGCATCGAGCTCGGCAGAGTCGAGGGCGACGTGCAGCTGGTCGAGACCCGCATCGCTCGAGACGATCAGCGGCTGCAGGCCAGCTCTTCGGTGAAAGACATTCAAGGGCTCGAGCACGAGCTCGCCACGCTGCGCACCAGGCTGGGCGATCTCGAAGAGATCGAGCTGGTCGTCATGGAGAAGGTCGAGACGCTCGAGAGCGAGCTCGTGTCGGCCACCGAGGCTCACGAAGCGCACGTGCAGAAGGTCGCAGAGGCCAGGGCCGCCCTCGAGTCGGCGATCGCGAGCCTCGCCGTCGAGCGTGCTGACGCGCAGCAGCGTCGAGACGCGATCGTCGCCGGTCTGCCCGCAGACCTCATGGCGCTCTACGAGAAGCAGCGCGAGCGCTACGGCACGGGAGCCTCGCACTTGCGCGCGCGCATCTCGAGCGCGAGCGGCGTCGAGCTGACGGGCAGCGACCTCGCCGCGGTGCGAGCGGCAGCGCCCGATGCGGTACTGCTGTGCCCCGACTCGAACGCGATTCTCGTGCGCACCGACGAGAGCGGCCTGTGACTCGCGAGCTGCTCATCGAGGCCGACGGCGGGTCGCGGGGCAACCCTGGCCCGGCCGCCGGAGGGGCCGTCGTCATCGACCCGGCGAGCGGTGAGGTGATCGCCGAGGTGGGAGTCTGGGTCGGCACCGCCACGAACAACGTCGCCGAGTACAGCGGCATGCTCGCCGGTGTGCGCCGCGCGCTCGAGCTCGACCCCGATGCCGAGCTCACGATCCGCATGGATTCGAAGCTCGTCGTCGAGCAGATGATGGGTCGCTGGAAGATCAAGCACCCGGCCATGGCAGAGCTCGCCGCCGAGGCGCGCGCCCTGCTCTCGGGCACTCCCGTGCGCTTCGAGTGGGTGCCGCGCCTCGAGAACGCGCGCGCCGACGCGTGCGCCAATCAGGCGATGGATGCTCGCGCCTCGTTCTCGCGCTGAGCACACTGTGCGTACCGCGCCTCATCAGTCGATATCGGCTCCGTCGATCGTGCCGGTGACGATATCGAGCGATACCGCAGTGATCGACCGCCCGCTCGATATCGCGTACCCCCGTAGTCGAGCGAACGCCTCGGTCGTCGACACATCGAGTTGGGCGCTGAGCATCCCGGTTGCCTGATGCACCTCGCGGCGCAACCCGGGGCCGCTTCCCTCAAGCTCGACGTTGCCTTCCGACCGTGCCCGTTGCAGTGCCTCGCGCACGGCAGGTGCTGATGCAGACCTGGCGAGTGATATTGCCACACTGACGTTGTCTGAGGTGAGGGGCCCGGCACGCGTGCGGTACAACCCCACGACGCCTACCGTCGCCATGCCTAGCGTGAGCGGAAACGCGAACAGTGCTCTGACCCCGAGGGCGACGAGATGTGCTCCGATCACGGGATTCAGGGCGGCTTCACGAGCATCGCTGACGAGTTGGGGTGCTGACTCCACGGTGGCGTCAGTGAGGGGGCCGGTGCCGAGTTCGAGTTCGAGCTCATCCCAGCGGGCTGCAACGGGGTCTGTGACGGCGACAGTCGACCTGTGGCCCACCCGATCGATGACGGCAATGACCGCGCCTGAGATGGGCAACTCTGTCATGAACGGAGTGCACAAACCCCAGGGGTTCGACGTTGCAGCGTGCACTCCATCGGGCGGCTGCCGTTCTGCCATGTCGGCTCCCGCCTCATTCGGCCGGCGGAACGCCACCACTAAGGGAGAGAGCGTCGGGGTGGCCAGTGTATGCGTACTTCGTGCGTTCCCGTAGTCGTGCGCCTAGACTGAGGCGCACTCCGCTCGCAACTCGAGTCGCCCACACACCCGTGAACTGTTCTCCGCCTGGCCCAGGTGGGGAAGCGCATCCTCCTTATCAAAAGGAACTCTCATGAGCGAGAAGTCTCGGGAACAGCGCACTGCCGACGCTTTCGTCTCAGTCGCCGACACGTTGATCGCCGACTTCGACGTCATCGACCTGTTGCACCGGCTCGTCAACGAATGCGTCGAACTGCTCGACGTCGATGCGGGCGGCCTCGTGCTCGCCGACGAGAGCGGTGAGCTTCAGCTGGTCGCCTCGTCGAGCGAGCAAGCGCAGTTCGTCGAAGTCATTCAGTTGAGCGCGGGGGCTGGCCCGTGCGTCGACTGCTTCAGACAGGGGGCGGCGGTCACCGTCGCCGACATGCAGAGCGAGGGCGGGGCATGGCCCGTGTTTCAGGCCGCCGCCCTGCAGCAGGGTTTTCACGCCGTCTTCGCGACGCCGATGCGGCTTCGAGGCCAGGTCTTGGGCGCGATGAACCTCTTCAGCAGAGCGTCAGGCGGCCCCACTGAGCAAGACGCACTGATCGCGCAGGCCTTGGCCGATATCGCCACGATCGGCATCTTGCACGAACGCAGCATCCGCGAAAGCCATATCCTCAACGAGCAACTGCAGAGAGCGCTCGAGAGCCGCGTGCTCATCGAACAGGCGAAGGGCGTTTTGGCGGCGGTGCGCTCGCTCGACATGGATCAGGCGTTCACCACACTGCGCGAATACGCGCGATCGCACAACATGACCTTGCGTGATGTCGCCCAGCAGGTTGCGGCACGCACCCTGACAGACATCTTCGAGTCGACCGCGCTACCGAGTTCTGGCGGTAGCACGGTGTAGCATCAAGCAACGCCCCAGACCTTGGCCGACGCACTGTTCGCTGAGGAAGGGCTGGTTCACTGGTGTCTCTCGACTACGGTCTTGCTCCCGATCCCCCTCCCGTCAACGCGTTCGAGACAGAACAGCACGACGCGTCCCTCGGTGACGTCGATGGGGTTATTCGTCTGTGGCTGTCGGGCATTCGCCGCAACTACCGCCGACCCGTTCACGGCCGTTCAACTCTGCGGCCGCTCGCGTCACCACCGCCCAAGGGCAAACATCGGGCCCCGTGAGAGCGAGGGCGTATCCTGATCAGTGCAAGTGGGCCGGCCAGACGGTCGCGTCGGAGGCACGCCCCGCAAGGGGAACGACTCTGCCGAGGAACGTCCGGGCTCCGCAGAGCAGGGCGGTGGGTAACACCCACCCGCAGAAATGCGCGAGAACAGTGCAACAGAGAGCAGACCGCCTCCGACGCAAGTCGGCGGTAAGGGTGAAACGGTGGTGTAAGAGACCACCAGAAGCCCGAGTGATCGGGCTTGCTAGGTAAACCTCGCCCGGAGCAAGGTCAGACAGACACCGTTGACGCTGCTCGCCGAGGTGTCGGGTAGACCGCTAGAGCGTGTCGGCAACGGCTCGCCGAGAGAGATGGCCGTCGAAGGGAAGCAATTCCTGGAACAGAACCCGGCGTATCGGCCGACCCACTTGCCTCACCCTCACCACTGAGAGGGTTTGTAGTCTTTCAAGAACACCCCGAAGAGGTCTTCGCCCGCCTCGCCGCGCACGATGGGGTCGTAGACGCGAGCCGCGCCGTCGACGAGGTCGAGCGGGGCGTGGAAGCCTTCGTCGGCGAGCCGCAGCTTTGTGGGGTGCGGTCGCTCGTCGGTGATCCACCCGGTGTCGACGCTCGTCATGAGAATGCCGTCGGTCTCGAACATCTCGCGAGCGCTCGTGCGCGTGAGCATGTTCATGGCGGCTTTGGCCATGTTGGTGTGCGGGTGGCCCGGCCCCTTGTAGCCGCGGCCGAAGACGCCCTCCATCGCGCTGACGTTGACGACGTAGGTGCGGGCGAATGGCGACGCGGCGAGCGAGGGCCGCAACCGGTCGACGAGAATGAACGGCGCGATCGAGTTGGCGAGCTGCACCTCGAGCATCTCGAGGGGCTCGACGGCGCCGACCGCCTGCGTCCAGCTGTTGACGTCGTGCACGTCGGGAACAAGCCCGCCCGCATCTATCGCGGTGCCGGCCCGGTGGCGCTCGATGGATGCACTGCCGGCCGTCATCGCCGCGTGCGTCAGCTGCTCGGCCTTCGCCGCCGCGGCCGAGAGAATCGGGTGGGCTGACACTGACTCTGCCAGCGCCAAGGGGTGCGGATCAGTCGTGTGGCCGAACGTCACGAGCTCAGGTAGCGGCCCGTCTGGCAGGGGAGCGAGCTCGGCCTCGATGAGCGGCTGATAGGCGCCGGGTGAGCGTCGTACGGTCTGCGCTGCGTTGTTGATGATGATGTCGAGGGGCCCGGCGGCGGCGACCGATTCGGCGAGCCCGATCACTTGCGCCGGGTCGCGCAGGTCGATGCCGACGATGCGCAGTCGGTCGATCCACTCGGCTGAGTCTGGCAGGGCCGAGAACCGCCGAACCGCGTCGCGCGGAAAGCGCGTCGTGATCGTCGTGTGCGCGCCGTCTCGCAGCAGGCGCAGAGCGATGTACATGCCGATCTTGGCGCGGCCGCCGGTGAGCAGGGCTCGGCGCCCGGTCAGGTCGGTGCGGGCATCCCGCTTCGCGTGATTGAGTCGCGCGCACTCGGGGCACAGCTGGTGGTAGAAGGCGTCGACGAGCGTGTACTGCTGCTTGCACACGTAGCACGCCTGCGGGCGCGTGAGCTCGCCCGCGAAGGGGGCGTCGGTCGACGAGCTGATGTCGACGCCGCGCGTCTCGTCGTCGATGCGGTCGGGCGAGCCGGTCGCGGTCGCCTCGATGACGGCCTTGTCGGCCGCGAGCACTTCGGCGCGCTTCGAGAGGCGCCGGTGCACTTTGACGGCGCGGAACATGTGCGCGGTCGCGTGGCGCACGGCGATGAAATCAGGATGCTCGTGGTCGAGCTCGTGCAGCGTGCTCAGCACTCGCAGCGTGGTCGCGAGGTCATCGGGGTCGATGGCGTGCGCATCGGGGGAGTGGTGGGGGTCGGAGGGCACACGCCAGGGTACCCGTCGTGCGCTGGCGGCGAGAACTAGCCGATCGCGGTGCCGAGCAGCGCGCCGATGCCGAAGGTGACCGCGAGGGCGATCGTGCCGCCGATGAGAACGCGCACGGTGGGCCGCACCCACGGGCTCTTGCCGAGCACCGCGCCGAGCGCCCCGGTGATGCCGAGGGCCAGCAGCGTGGCGGCGAAGGTGATCGGAATCCGCAGGTCGGCGGGTGGCAGCGTGATCGCGAGCATCGGCAGCACCGCGCCGAGCAGAAACGCGGCGAATGAGGCCCACGCCGCCTGCCAGGGCTTCAAGACCTCGGTCTCGTCGATGTGCAGCTCGGCCTCGAGGTGCGCGGCGAGCGCATCATGCGCCGTCAGCTCTTCGGCGACGCGCTGCGCGGTCTGGGCGCTGAGCCCCTTCGCCTCGTAGATGGCCGCGAGCTCGGCCAGTTCTTCGTCGGGCATCTCGGCGAGCTCGCGCTTCTCTTTCGCGATGAGCGCGGTCTGGCTGTCGCGCGCGCTCGCGACCGACACATACTCGCCCAGCGCCATCGAGAAGGCTCCGCCCACCACGGCGGCAGCGCCGGCAGTGATGATCGGCGCGAGCTCGCTCGTCGCGCCAGCCACACCGACGACGACCGCGGCGACCGAGACGATGCCGTCGTTCGCCCCGAGAACTCCGGCGCGCAGCTTGTTGAGCCCGTCAGAGAACGCGCCCCGGTCGTGCGGTTCTGCGTCGTGCAGACCCGATGTCGGCGAAGGTTCTGACTGCGACTTGCTCATCGCCACAGTCAACTCCCGCCTCACGTCGACAGCAAGCAAGGTAAGCCTCTGCTGTGCATCGGCCCGGCATGCCGCGTTTGGCATGCGGGCGTGCGTAGAGTCAGAACATCTGGTGAGCACTCGCTCGCACACCGTGACGGCTGGGAAGTCGCATACCGACCCCGAAGGCCTCATGACCTCTCTTGCCTCCTCCGGTTCACTCGGCTCCGTGCGCACGACGACTCCGCGTGATCCGAACGCTGTTCCGATCA containing:
- a CDS encoding reverse transcriptase-like protein gives rise to the protein MTRELLIEADGGSRGNPGPAAGGAVVIDPASGEVIAEVGVWVGTATNNVAEYSGMLAGVRRALELDPDAELTIRMDSKLVVEQMMGRWKIKHPAMAELAAEARALLSGTPVRFEWVPRLENARADACANQAMDARASFSR
- a CDS encoding GAF and ANTAR domain-containing protein, whose amino-acid sequence is MTELPISGAVIAVIDRVGHRSTVAVTDPVAARWDELELELGTGPLTDATVESAPQLVSDAREAALNPVIGAHLVALGVRALFAFPLTLGMATVGVVGLYRTRAGPLTSDNVSVAISLARSASAPAVREALQRARSEGNVELEGSGPGLRREVHQATGMLSAQLDVSTTEAFARLRGYAISSGRSITAVSLDIVTGTIDGADID
- a CDS encoding GAF and ANTAR domain-containing protein, with the translated sequence MSEKSREQRTADAFVSVADTLIADFDVIDLLHRLVNECVELLDVDAGGLVLADESGELQLVASSSEQAQFVEVIQLSAGAGPCVDCFRQGAAVTVADMQSEGGAWPVFQAAALQQGFHAVFATPMRLRGQVLGAMNLFSRASGGPTEQDALIAQALADIATIGILHERSIRESHILNEQLQRALESRVLIEQAKGVLAAVRSLDMDQAFTTLREYARSHNMTLRDVAQQVAARTLTDIFESTALPSSGGSTV
- a CDS encoding SDR family NAD(P)-dependent oxidoreductase, producing MPSDPHHSPDAHAIDPDDLATTLRVLSTLHELDHEHPDFIAVRHATAHMFRAVKVHRRLSKRAEVLAADKAVIEATATGSPDRIDDETRGVDISSSTDAPFAGELTRPQACYVCKQQYTLVDAFYHQLCPECARLNHAKRDARTDLTGRRALLTGGRAKIGMYIALRLLRDGAHTTITTRFPRDAVRRFSALPDSAEWIDRLRIVGIDLRDPAQVIGLAESVAAAGPLDIIINNAAQTVRRSPGAYQPLIEAELAPLPDGPLPELVTFGHTTDPHPLALAESVSAHPILSAAAAKAEQLTHAAMTAGSASIERHRAGTAIDAGGLVPDVHDVNSWTQAVGAVEPLEMLEVQLANSIAPFILVDRLRPSLAASPFARTYVVNVSAMEGVFGRGYKGPGHPHTNMAKAAMNMLTRTSAREMFETDGILMTSVDTGWITDERPHPTKLRLADEGFHAPLDLVDGAARVYDPIVRGEAGEDLFGVFLKDYKPSQW
- a CDS encoding VIT family protein, encoding MSKSQSEPSPTSGLHDAEPHDRGAFSDGLNKLRAGVLGANDGIVSVAAVVVGVAGATSELAPIITAGAAAVVGGAFSMALGEYVSVASARDSQTALIAKEKRELAEMPDEELAELAAIYEAKGLSAQTAQRVAEELTAHDALAAHLEAELHIDETEVLKPWQAAWASFAAFLLGAVLPMLAITLPPADLRIPITFAATLLALGITGALGAVLGKSPWVRPTVRVLIGGTIALAVTFGIGALLGTAIG